Below is a window of Neodiprion virginianus isolate iyNeoVirg1 chromosome 4, iyNeoVirg1.1, whole genome shotgun sequence DNA.
CAACacattgaaatataataacacTGGAACAATACTGCGGTGGTGGAGATTCCGGAGAGAGAGATAGTTCGGAGATGAAGTGCTGTCTTTTTCTAATTGCTACTGCGCATGCGTGAGACAGTCTATAATGTCTACGAAAAGCCTATAAAatatatggaaaaaatttaacgttaCTGATTTACAAAAGAAAACGCGTGCGAAAGGGGACTGATCTCTGGTGTACAAGCTTTTTGAAAGACTGCTCAAATGGGGACTCAAatttggttctttttttttttttgcaatgtttttctttttcttcgtaggaattggagttttttttcaccccgaTCTCAATAGATCactgaataatgaaaataatgtgattCTGCAATCTATCGGATCTAGATCGAGGCAtatataaattagaaaaaagacaattccGATATAGAACAGCTAAGaacttgcgaaaaaaatagtgaatTCTGAGATACCATCATCGTGTTGAggtcaaaaattatattttcaattacagaatcaatgtgaattttttcagatttttaaaaatggcaTTTTCGTAATTGGTTTTGCGTTTTTTTATAAATGTCACCAGTGGCTGAATAAAATCTGCGAAAATTCCGAGACCTTTTTGTGTTGGTAAgaacatcattgaaaaaaaaaatcgctgctaatttgacgtggaatgccccatatatatatggtgattctgaaaaaaattatttatgattttccAACGTGGCACcccctaaaaagtttgttcaggttcaaagaaatattctgtgaaaaaatgagCCTTCTACATTATGTGGAGAATCgcatttatttgatttttaacaaaaagataaatttaaaaataataaaaaatatcattcgggaatcttattctcctaaattaaaagttcgtgttgaattataactattttgtaagattgaattaataatgaaaagatTGTCAGTTACACTCATCAAAAAACTACTGAAGACTTAATATTACAAGTGTAGCTCTTCTTAGTTACGTAAATTGTGATATTGCTATTCATGTAAgcaataaaaaagaaaagttattCACGATTcttcataaattttaaaaaaatatacaaaagtgaaaaattaattgagcGTGATCTTCCTcgtaacgtagaacgctcatcttttcaAGTTTATAAACTTATTtaccgaagaaaaaaaaatgacgtatACTTGATTAGATttaatttacataatttttttgttcaaattctatttttctctaaatagaaaatataaaaaaaaaaataagatgaaaaagaatgaaagaaaataactaACGATCTAGTtagttattttctttcattctttttcatcttattttttttcttctaacaataaattgattcaACGCAGCTACACGTTTGGTTTTTCATTACTATATTTATATGCAATTAACGGCGGCCATTGATTGATGGATtactataatatatgtatacgtagcAAATGACAGACTGACAGGACTACCAAGTGCAAAAAGGCAGATGAGCATGAAAATTACAGGCTAGACGGATTCCTGCACTTGCGGTTGCGtatcattttttctcagagaaaaaaaggaagtaaTTCAACGTTTGAAGATTGGAGAATTATAATAAgaaggtaaaaataattctctgcCTCTTGTCGCTACCCAATGTACAAcatttttaccaaatttcataTTGAAACAAGAATTGTATGAGCCTGTTTCAACTCATGAAGCGAATGAAGAGAATGGGATGGAAAAACGAAGAACGGGATAAATGAATGCACCATTGAAAAGACTCCAAAGACCGGATCTGTCTCGACGACAGGTGCCGGTAAAAACAGCGGTACAAGATAACGAACAAGATAAAACTGAAGCGAAGCGTCGAAAAAGACGGATTTTCtcagaagataaaaaaatacgtacgAGAATTGAAAACAACAAAAGGAAGACCAAGATGACTATACacgatatattatacagagcgaattcctaacgactgcatAGTCCATtgtctgctaaaatttaattcgcACGCGCTGcattctgagaaaaattgtttaccagggtgaccaactatctctaacctcaaaaattgcAACATTTGTGAATTGAGCACAACTGCCACCGGCAACTGTCAAAGTTTTTGAGGTTAAAGACAGTTGGTCGCCCTGACATGCAGCCGTTCATGAATTACGGCGCGTGCGCATTGAATTTTAGCAAACTACGGACCACGCAGTTGTTAGGAGTTCACtctgtatattattataggtTAGAATGAGAAACTTGCGATGGAAggagggatttttttttaaatttccaaGCATTCCGCGCCGCggatattataaaaaaaatacacaattaAGCTCGGAATGATCACAGTTGTTCTTAAACTTTTGAAGTTTTCACGTTttctatgaaaatttgaataatgaattgatTAATAGATCATACATGAGTTTCGAGTGAATATCGGGGGAGGAAAATTTCTCAGCCATTGCACGGTTCTAATTTTATTAAGTATTGAAACGAAATACGGAGGCTTTGAAATAAACAAGGGAGTCTGCACCTTGCACTCGTGTCGCGACGAAGGCGGTTTTCCCATTTTCATCAGGTCGAATGAATACGCAGGCATAGGTACGTATACTGTAATGtaggtgtgtatatatgtatagtatgtaCAAAAGGTACGGCGCCACCTGCCCGATCATCGCCTATTCTGCAGGGTTTAAGTAGATCGGCTTTAGTGGCACTCAGGTCACAGCGAGTGACCATTTAGAGCAGGCGAGAACCGCGGGGTGCATAGTGCCCGCCTGCATGCGAGCATTCGGAAACGGGATCATCGACTGGGAGGAaaatgaggaggaggaggaaaaggagGAGGACCAAGTGACCGTAACACGCACGCCGTCCTCCGATCGGCTGGTATATTGATTTCTTATTACCGTCAGCTGTGTCGCGcaggaaattggaaaataacgTTAATCActcgtgtatataatatataatgtaacatACAACGACACAAAGtaagagagagcgagagagagagagagagttagAAGCCCCGCGCAATTGAATTCCCAGCAATTACAACGTGCACTAACAGAagtttttagttccggttaccgcttAGTTTCTaactactttcattttttaccacaatcgaaaaatgtagttctaggtacgaaatgaaaattagttttctagctctTACCGGcaagtctagtatccgttactattttCTCTCATTACGATccactgttactatattttctcgttactgttgcgaaaatttaatgcttgtgcaacaataaattgacgttaaagccttttTTAAAgcgtttaactaaaaaagtagagtaaacctccGAAACTGATTTTCCGTTgtaattaccaaaaaagtatcgacaGTAGCGCAAAgtggttacgcgtacctcgtttttcgtattccaacaatattcgaacagtttttttaacgatacctgttttactcaatttttctagttaatataacaaataaaatttttctcagtgtggaAATATAATTTACTACCCTCTCCTGTCCGtagaaaaaatgaacgatTTACAAATATGACACGATTCacgataatatttatatatcaaTAGTTATTTTCGTGGCGAGTGGGCATAAAATAAGGATTTCTTGACGAGTGTAACTAACACGAGTTAAGAAGACGCACATATATGCGCACATGCCACAAATCTTATTTTTTGTGCTACCTCCTGCAAAAAACGACAATGTTGTGTAGTTTTTATACGCACTAGTGCGTAAAAATTGACTTTCAGGTACTAGTGCTCGTGAAAACACCAAAGTAGTTGCGTTGTTGATGAAGGTAGAGCAGAAATAATATTTCGATTGAACTCTTTTCCAATTTCTTTGATACACCGCATCATTTTGTGGAAATCTTCCGCGAGCCATTTTAACGTGCTGGGTAAATCCGTCTGTAGTTATGCATTTCGTGGTACATTTCTAAAACCATCTGCCGGCATTTATTCAATTCAGGATACACCGTGTCAAAATACGCCTGCATTACGGCAACTGACAGTAGATTATTGACCAATCGACCGATTGAATTGCGCATGTAATATTTCCACAAAGTATCCTGGTACCGTAATTCATTTAGAGAAGTTTGAATaaagacgaaaatttttaagtatatAATTCGATCCTAAaggttttaaatttttattcactccAATCCTgacgtttttttctattttttactttttgctaCGAATCGGCATAATTACACAAACGTAATAATTGATGCGGCCAGGCTAGAAAATCCGTTCAACAGTTTTATTACATGTAAGGTATAGCTGTTGATTCTCTCGAGTGTGATTAATCGCCGTTTTACACACAAGTACATCGTTCGtgtatattatttcaattacattATGTACCTCATACACCGCAACTGCAACTGCCTTGATTTGTTCACCCTCTAAGTtacaaacaaatgaaaataccTATAAGGTAAGGGCGCGATAAAAtgcgtcaatttttttctctttcgagAGTAATTAACATGCAACGTCATCATTTGCACCGAGTTATGCATATTAcacacatatttatatacatatgcacgAGTCTCTTGGGTGCAAATATTTGCACGCGTAAAGCACATTTATACACAtaacgaaagagaaaaagagacaGAGAAAGCGAGTATTATGAGAACCGCTTTAACAACCAGACCCATTTAACGTGGCTCTCTTAACCGTTTGCGACTCGATATTGTCTACCGCACTCATTTCCCGGAGTGAGAATAAGAAATACGagcgaaaatgagaaaaaaaaaaattaataacaataaataatgacgaaaaatatAAGCATAGTAGAAATAAACGAAGAATACCGGAGAAATATAACAGCCGGCACTTTGCTCTTTGCGAAAGATTTGACCAGATTACAAAGCATGTAATTGAGACACAAATGACAATTTAAAATACCCGAATTATAACAGAAAAAGGGAAACAAGATTGAGTAAGATTGTAAATCCCAATTTACTTACAACGTCGTCTGAACTAAATTAGAATTAGATATTTTTGTTATCTGTGAAAAGTTTGACTCAATTGGGAGGGTGGGTCAATCAAAATTGAAGTAAagtaggtgaaaaaaaaacgaatcacaTACAATATTCGCTGACTGATTCACTCGTTCGTTCCAGCCTTCTTGTGACTCATTTTATCGCCTGCAACAACTCGTGCGGGTATATAATAAGCAAGCGAAATTCGGTTGACGCGAGAAGGCCCGTATAAGCGTTTCATTAGGGATTTACTGCTAGTTAAATATCCCGAACACGGTTACGGTGCGGTCTACAAGGTACAGGGGATACTAGTTAGGAATATATACACCCCTAAAAACCGCCCTTACCCTCGCCAAAAGCCAACAAAGTTCGCTCTTGTACTCGCATCGTCGGCGCCCCttctatatattttctttctaactTTTTGCGCcgctctttttcgaaaaataaaatccacCCACATTATCACAATCTTGAAATCAATTAAATCTAGTGTTGAGAAGAAACTTCCCATCAAATGATTTCATCGAATAATGAAAACCATCGGTATAATTGGCGTGCAACAACTGTGTTTCAAACAATTCCTAAACGATAGTAAAATCATTTacagacggaaaaaaaaaaaaaaatgaagttgaACAATTTTCGTGAACATACGCATACATCAAAATCCGACCTAGATACAACTGTGGCCAAGAATAACCGAAAATATTCTCTAGAAAGTTATATTGACATATTGCAATGAATTGgacctgatttttttcaaatatttcttatcGCAGGAAATTCGTTCGATTAATGTATCGAACCAAATTCAGGGCTGAACTTTTTGAAACGTTTCTTCGATCGTTCGTTGTGCGTAGTTTTTGTTCGTATATTTCAtgcataacattaatattttcTCTAGGAAACGATGACGACAGATACGGACGAAAGCCCCCGTAGTTTATATTGACTTGATATTTACTCCACTTTGTGTTTACAATACATTTGAAAAAGCTGATTGCCCCCCGGATCCAGGGCGTCCAGACGGCGTCATCGGCGGCGCCGAGCGTCGTCGCGCTAACTATCGTCCGAATCACCGTCGGCGGACCCACGCCTTTATTAAACGGTCGGCGCCCCTCCGTTTCCGCCCCCCTCAAAGTATCGTAAAATTAAACCCGACTTACTTAGCGCAGTAGTTgaccaataataataaaaataacaacattattattactattattggtGCAATGAATATCACAAAGACGTACTCGTTAGTAGTGCAAAATTATCAGAATTtgacaggttttttttattctgtgtCAAAATTCGTTTAACTTTTTACGACCCCCTTCCCCATTATAGAGATGATTATAGTAATCATTTACTATAAACGATCTTGACgagcattgaaaaaaatttttcatccactcTTTACACGATTTTTCGACGATTACTTCCAATAGTTTATTTGTCAAGTTTATTGTTATTGCGTAGAAGACTCGAAGAACCACAAACCATAACGTTTGTTAGATcatttaatttctattttctatcGATTCCACTACGCGGTGATgacataaataatatatttcatcgTCACGTACCTGTGAAGTTTTGAGTTAACGATCCAAGTcggatttctttttattatactACAGAGTTTTAATCACAGAATCGCGTTTCTTGTTTTCGtcaattctttttctctttcttattattttttttttttttttgtgataaCCTGTCGTTACAACGACGTTATAAAATGCGATGAAAAGTATCACGCTTACagattgacgaaaaaaaagtatgatcCGAGTAAGTCAAGCTTGAAATTTCATACGCTACATTTGGCAGGTAGATCTTGACTTGAAAAGACGTTAAAAGGATTGGAGCATAGTTCACGGTTAAATGTGCAATATGATGTAAATATGTATTGTGTACATAAATAGGAAGAAAACGTGACCATTtcaaaggagaaaaaatattttaaaatttataaaacatgaaatttaTCCTCCAAAATCCAACTATACATATGTGTAACATTtctttcgtcttttttttcgtatttgtTTCTTTATCATTTGTCGCTTCTCTTCAACgtttgtacgtatgtacaaaagtagtgataataatgataataacaacaacaacaacaataataataataatagtagtagtaataacgtagtacaataaaatttggcgtacatgtatataatgtgTATCATATGTAATTCTTATATCAACAAGTCGAATATTATGGAACATTTAAGCAACAATCTCTGAATACtctaatataatatgtataatattatttacatctCCAATGACATTCGAGATACTTATGTACAATTTAATATTCGGTTAGCGAATCTGGTGGcgaaacggaaaaaattcattcgaacgGACGTACAGGCGAAAGTACaaggaaaaaagaatgaaagatgACTGAATTATGATCAAATACCGAAAAGATGAGTAATTGAATAAtcttaacaaaaaaaaagaggaatgTTAATcttgatggtttttttttccatcacacCACAATACAAATTTAGTTCGTTGTGAATAAAGCGGAACAAATTCATTCAAAGTACGATCCGTGgcagaaaaaataatgctAGACTCGACGAACCGATAAGGGAAAAAAGTTCGGtgcatggaaaaaaaaatataaacattgAAGAGGTTGGAATTATATACGAGAGTTGACAAGAGTGAGTTACAAATTTAGGGATGATTTGGCAACAGCGAATTaacaacgagaaaaaaaaattacgtcgtgATCCGAGTGAAAGAggaaacgaaatattttcgcgaatgtgagaaaaaaagaagtatgCTATCGAAATACCGTATTAGATAACTTTCAATAATCTGTATGATACtacagtaattattttcaaaaatattgtacaatatttataacgtgtatttatttatacgatAACGACTAAATCTACCTATCCTCAAATTGTCCCCAGAATCTAATTAAACGCCCGCTTATTCAACGTGTCTCTCTTCGTCATATCACCGATAATCAAAAATCTACGTATCTTATACatattgaatattgaaaatgaaaaattcaattcccgCATAGTTCAAAGCTAGAATAAAAATCGTATCAAATATATCCATTCAATTAACAACAGTGTGTAGCATAAATGAGGGAGAAAGAGCGAGAgcatttttagttttattactATAATTGTCATTACACATTTCGCTGGCGATTCCGTTGAGCAATTGTGATTGCGGCGTGAACCAAAAACGGCCACAGTATCATCAGTGCGAATAATCGTGGCGAACATTCTGGCAATGGCCACCATTTCGGATATCTTCGCTCGGCTGCTCGACTCtgcaataaataattcaacggtCAATTTTCATAACAAGTTAGAATCGAGCGAGCAAAAGCGTTcgcttataaaaaatttaaaaaaaaagtgtcaaaaCAAAGATTGAAAAACCGTTGCTGAACTCAACGATGTAAATCTATCTAAAATAATAATCCATGAACACGGAAAACATTCAAAAACTACAATGTTTAATCTCAACATTGTCGAAACTTGAGTGGCTTTCCATTAATCGACAAAAGtaaagcaatttgaatttaactCAACTTGCACTTCTCGAAACTTTGTTACGGTAAGATCATGTTCAATTTCTGTTTCAACACTTTTGTGATCAGCCTGTGTCGGTGATGCCATCCTTCGCTCCACAAGATTCGTCATTTCTTCTGACTCGACTAACGTTTAGCAAATTGCAACAGTCTATTGCTGAAGCAGCAAGCAAGGGACTTAAAACGGGGGTTGTAATACTTACAAGCTGAGGAGAGAGCGTGTTAAGCGCGTGTCCCTCCAGGCTTCGAACACGAGCTGTTATTCTGTCCAAATctctttgtaaattttgtacagTGGCTGTAATTTGAGCAAAGAATTCGGCATTTTTTTTGTCGTCCTTTCTTTCCCTGGATCTTCCCCTCTCGGGTTTCACCTCTTCGTTGGATTGCGCGTGACCGCTAGGCGGCGAGCTATCCCTCTTCAACTGTTCCGTAGAATTTTCCCTGACAATGGTCAGCTGACCGTTGGTAATTTTATTACTGTTTTTAGAATTGCTAATCGCAGTCGTCGATGACTGTTTCTGATGATGATTGCTCGAATACTTGGCGGACGTGCTATCTTTGTTTGCCGTTCTTTCCGGTGCGGACTGAAACACATTACACAGACAATCTGTTGCCAGGTGAAATTAATAGCCGGATTTAAGTTTTATTATGCAACAAAACTGAAAGAAGACTGTTAAGTGAAGACAGAAatgaaaagtattttcaaaaaagtttcttttgtATCTCACctgtgaaacatttttcttaatAATACTTAACTGCTTTCGGGTGATAACATTTCTTTTCCTCACATTCATACCATCGCATTTGACATTAAGTGGCTATTTGTTCTATCGATAGTAAAAACCAAAGAGcaatgcaaaaataaaataataaaaataaaaaatccaaacACTTTGCAGGcagaaataaaggaaaataTAAATCCGCAAACcagtgataaaattaattttgctaCGTTTTTAAACGTCGTGCGTGGTAAATATTTGACTATGGAAATCTAGTTAACTGGGTGAAATCATAAACAGATAATGAAGTGTACACAGAGAGTTTTGCACCGTTACCTGTTAGCAATTATCGCCATTGCCAAGTtagttgttattattactgtggttattaaaattataatatcgtaaatttgaattaataattacgGAGAGAAAGGAGTAGCTTGTAAATACAGCTGGGGCGATGCTCTCTTCAGACTACCCCCAACTTCCATTCAATTAACTAATTATTGATactattattagtattattatcatcagtattattattactatttacCAACACCTAAAGCAAGGGAACAAAAGCTGATCACTAGCGGGAAAATGAAACTGAGAAAACAAATCCTACGTCAAAAACGTCAAACTTTATGGGATTACTTGAAACGATACGTGCAAACATTGATAGTCGAAtcaattgaagaaaaaacttcATTGTTACGCAAGGTTATAACAAACTAGgtattaattgtaaaattttgccCAGAGTTTAAACGCAGATTTCATTGAATggaatatcaataaatataaatatcggTTTGTTTCAAGCGAATCATTTTCTGATGAACTGACGAGGATTTCTAACACATTTTGCGCTTCGAGAATAGTCATGTTTCGGAGTTTGGattcataagaaaaaaaaaaactaacaactGTAGTATGAGACAATATCAAacaggatgaaaaaaatcctcaaaAATGAAATGCTTAAGCACGAATTCTGGCTAAAAATGCACCGAACGCATGCCCGAGGAAGCCGGACCAACTGTTTTACATTGCAAGTAAGACTGATTAGAACAAAGTGGCAATCTAACGATCAAAGTCAAAGTAAACAAAGACTACTGTGCATCATGAAAACACTGTAAACCaatacattattattcaacAGGAAATGAGTTAGAAAAGTTTCTTCGTAGTACTTGTACACATTTGAAATAACTAGACAAATAATCTGTGAAATGGTTTCCCATTTCATTTCCTTACTTTCCGGTACGTTAGACACGAAAAAAACAGGACATGAACACAATGAAGAAAAGATTAGGTAACCATACTATAGATCAGTACAATAGATCGAGTTACAGATGCGCATGAATCAATATCGAAAGTGAAAGCAGTTTCAAATGTGTTACAAGAAAATAGATCGAAAATAAAGGTAAAAGAAATTTAGCTGGATACAAAAATAGGAAAGATTGTAGCCGACGGGTCGCAGGTTGGTTTAAGTCTGCGATTCTGCCGCAGATTCcagaaaaagtaaagaaaacaaaaaagaaaaagtgaaaacaagAGGTAGTCGAGGAGAGCACTCACTTCAACAGTATCTATAAACACTTCTTCTTCTCCGTCTGTGTCCGGCGGTAACGGACTTGCACTGTGACTGCTAGCCGGGCTGGTTTCCAGGCTGCTAGTTATGTGTCGGGAGGTGCCACGTGCTCGATGAGGCGA
It encodes the following:
- the LOC124301803 gene encoding acyl-CoA-binding domain-containing protein 5, which produces MTTEEKFHAAVNVIRNLPKNGAYQPSNELMLRFYSYYKQATEGPCQQPKPGFWEVVRKAKWDAWMRLGNMGRVEAMNNYVDELKKIVETMSYTDNVANFLGSLDSFYDSVPAEDLEMLVGPVLERMRSQPGSPLSGSPIGSRETSPHRARGTSRHITSSLETSPASSHSASPLPPDTDGEEEVFIDTVESAPERTANKDSTSAKYSSNHHQKQSSTTAISNSKNSNKITNGQLTIVRENSTEQLKRDSSPPSGHAQSNEEVKPERGRSRERKDDKKNAEFFAQITATVQNLQRDLDRITARVRSLEGHALNTLSPQLSRAAERRYPKWWPLPECSPRLFALMILWPFLVHAAITIAQRNRQRNV